A window of the Podarcis raffonei isolate rPodRaf1 chromosome 4, rPodRaf1.pri, whole genome shotgun sequence genome harbors these coding sequences:
- the SAP18 gene encoding histone deacetylase complex subunit SAP18 — protein MAVESRVTQEEIKKEPEKPIDREKTCPLLLRVFTTNNGRHHRMDEFARGNVPSSELQIYTWMDATLKELTSLVKEVYPEARKKGTHFNFAIVFTDLKRPGYRVKEIGSTMSGRKGTDDSMTLQSQKFQIGDYLDIAITPPNRAPPQSGRMRPY, from the exons ATGGCGGTGGAGTCTCGCGTTACCCAGGAGGAGATTAAGAAGGAGCCCGAGAAGCCTATCGATCGTGAGAAG ACCTGCCCCCTCCTTCTGAGGGTCTTCACCACCAATAATGGGCGCCATCACCGAATGGATGAGTTTGCCCGTGGAAACGTACCTTCCAGTGAACTGCAGATCTATACCTG GATGGATGCAACTCTAAAAGAACTGACAAGTTTAGTGAAAGAAGTCTACCCGGAAGCAAGGAAAAAGGGCACACATTTTAACTTTGCAATAGTCTTCACAGATCTTAAAAGGCCTGGTTACAG GGTGAAAGAGATTGGCAGTACAATGTCAGGCAGAAAGGGCACAGATGATTCCATGACTCTGCAGTCTCAGAAGTTCCAGATAGGGGATTACCTGGACATAGCAATTACTCCCCCAAATCGAGCACCACCTCAATCAGGTCGCATGAGACCTTATTAA
- the SKA3 gene encoding spindle and kinetochore-associated protein 3 isoform X1 has translation MDVSGMFFNKLRTLAVTVEKEAEQLKQIFQSDDTEFEEDSPMRYLHELFSEVRTLKSDADNTLCKSSSERDATYYFLKATKVLMKQTSTDLGKIRDFFQKYGYKPIVGEDAAKQDEAEINPESTSAEEEPKILDFPEQPSAPHALLQIPQLSDFGLSKYALPSTSGILHNQPTYAQKEEPRVDYSERLSPKAEQFRIYGYKMGLNDDTTSLVVDQTIFLLNPKNSRQANNKPSESAVELESNKNLATPKQKNKFCDDDYMASPAAPEFCTPGLKIPSRKDATSPESNKLDASNHMTETSLPDTESLITKAKQTCVPNNTVVGYGTVPPVPHSDKYLEYLEPPSAVLDRLEELPPPEISDYSSLFSSPPPPPEITVIPRQISQILSKYNPKVEAYRSLEKGTRVGIATQFEKQPVLDTGNKENRK, from the exons ATGGACGTCAGCGGCATGTTCTTCAACAAACTGCGAACCTTAGCGGTCACTGTGGAAAAAGAGGCCGAGCAGCTGAAGCAGATTTTTCAGAGTGATGACACAG AATTTGAAGAAGATTCACCAATGAGGTACTTACACGAACTGTTCTCTGAAGTCAGAACGCTAAAG AGTGATGCTGATAATACTCTTTGTAAGAGTTCTTCAGAAAGAGATGCTACATATTATTTCTTGAAAGCCACTAAAGTTTTGATGAAACAAACTTCAACAGATCTTGGAAAAATAAGAGACTTCTTCCAGAAATATGGCTACAAACCCATTGTTGGCGAGGATGCAG CAAAACAGGATGAAGCTGAAATTAACCCTGAGTCTACATCTGCTGAAGAAGAGCCCAAAATCCTTGATTTTCCTGAACAACCATCTGCACCTCATGCTCTGCTGCAAATTCCACAGCTTTCAGATTTTGGCCTTTCAAAATATGCTCTCCCAAGTACTTCAGGCATCTTGCATAATCAGCCCACATATGCACAGAAGGAGGAACCGAGAGTGGATTATTCTGAGCGTTTATCACCCAAGGCAGAACAGTTTCGTATCTATGGGTATAAAATGGGTTTGAATGATGATACCACAAGTTTAGTGGTAGATCAAACCATCTTCCTACTCAATCCCAAAAACAGTAG GCAAGCTAATAATAAACCGAGTGAATCTGCAGTGGAATTGGAATCAAACAAGAACCTAGCTACACCTAAGCAAAAGAACAAATTTTGTG ATGACGATTATATGGCTTCACCCGCTGCACCTGAGTTCTGCACACCTGGCTTGAAGATTCCCAGCAGAAAGGATGCCACATCCCCAGAGAGTAATAAATTGGATGCCTCTAATCATATGACAGAAACGTCTCTTCCAGATACAGAGTCTCTGATAACAAAAGCTAAA CAGACATGTGTCCCAAATAATACAGTTGTTGGATACGGCACTGTTCCGCCTGTCCCTCATTCAGACAAGTATCTGGAGTATCTTGAACCACCTTCAGCAGTACTGGATAGGCTTGAAGAACTGCCTCCTCCAGAAATATCAGATTACAGTAGCCTGTTcagttcccctcctcctcctcctgaaataACTGTGATTCCAAGGCAGATTTCTCAG ATCTTGTCAAAATACAATCCGAAGGTAGAAGCATACAGATCACTGGAAAAGGGGACTCGTGTAGGAATTGCTACACAGTTTGAAAAACAGCCTGTTCTTGATACCGGGAACAAAGAAAACAG AAAGTAA
- the SKA3 gene encoding spindle and kinetochore-associated protein 3 isoform X2, which produces MDVSGMFFNKLRTLAVTVEKEAEQLKQIFQSDDTEFEEDSPMRYLHELFSEVRTLKSDADNTLCKSSSERDATYYFLKATKVLMKQTSTDLGKIRDFFQKYGYKPIVGEDAAKQDEAEINPESTSAEEEPKILDFPEQPSAPHALLQIPQLSDFGLSKYALPSTSGILHNQPTYAQKEEPRVDYSERLSPKAEQFRIYGYKMGLNDDTTSLVVDQTIFLLNPKNSRQANNKPSESAVELESNKNLATPKQKNKFCDDDYMASPAAPEFCTPGLKIPSRKDATSPESNKLDASNHMTETSLPDTESLITKAKQTCVPNNTVVGYGTVPPVPHSDKYLEYLEPPSAVLDRLEELPPPEISDYSSLFSSPPPPPEITVIPRQISQILSKYNPKVEAYRSLEKGTRVGIATQFEKQPVLDTGNKENR; this is translated from the exons ATGGACGTCAGCGGCATGTTCTTCAACAAACTGCGAACCTTAGCGGTCACTGTGGAAAAAGAGGCCGAGCAGCTGAAGCAGATTTTTCAGAGTGATGACACAG AATTTGAAGAAGATTCACCAATGAGGTACTTACACGAACTGTTCTCTGAAGTCAGAACGCTAAAG AGTGATGCTGATAATACTCTTTGTAAGAGTTCTTCAGAAAGAGATGCTACATATTATTTCTTGAAAGCCACTAAAGTTTTGATGAAACAAACTTCAACAGATCTTGGAAAAATAAGAGACTTCTTCCAGAAATATGGCTACAAACCCATTGTTGGCGAGGATGCAG CAAAACAGGATGAAGCTGAAATTAACCCTGAGTCTACATCTGCTGAAGAAGAGCCCAAAATCCTTGATTTTCCTGAACAACCATCTGCACCTCATGCTCTGCTGCAAATTCCACAGCTTTCAGATTTTGGCCTTTCAAAATATGCTCTCCCAAGTACTTCAGGCATCTTGCATAATCAGCCCACATATGCACAGAAGGAGGAACCGAGAGTGGATTATTCTGAGCGTTTATCACCCAAGGCAGAACAGTTTCGTATCTATGGGTATAAAATGGGTTTGAATGATGATACCACAAGTTTAGTGGTAGATCAAACCATCTTCCTACTCAATCCCAAAAACAGTAG GCAAGCTAATAATAAACCGAGTGAATCTGCAGTGGAATTGGAATCAAACAAGAACCTAGCTACACCTAAGCAAAAGAACAAATTTTGTG ATGACGATTATATGGCTTCACCCGCTGCACCTGAGTTCTGCACACCTGGCTTGAAGATTCCCAGCAGAAAGGATGCCACATCCCCAGAGAGTAATAAATTGGATGCCTCTAATCATATGACAGAAACGTCTCTTCCAGATACAGAGTCTCTGATAACAAAAGCTAAA CAGACATGTGTCCCAAATAATACAGTTGTTGGATACGGCACTGTTCCGCCTGTCCCTCATTCAGACAAGTATCTGGAGTATCTTGAACCACCTTCAGCAGTACTGGATAGGCTTGAAGAACTGCCTCCTCCAGAAATATCAGATTACAGTAGCCTGTTcagttcccctcctcctcctcctgaaataACTGTGATTCCAAGGCAGATTTCTCAG ATCTTGTCAAAATACAATCCGAAGGTAGAAGCATACAGATCACTGGAAAAGGGGACTCGTGTAGGAATTGCTACACAGTTTGAAAAACAGCCTGTTCTTGATACCGGGAACAAAGAAAACAGGTGA
- the MRPL57 gene encoding ribosomal protein 63, mitochondrial has translation MFLTIARLRNRIPGSQWIGKHRRPRFVTEIMKQGIIKRLEREAENEYWLSRAYMTKDQEYRHNAERRRLWRERAMAAEKAKFPEHKYATEHLGHLNVTKKWTEA, from the coding sequence ATGTTTCTGACCATAGCACGGCTTCGAAACCGCATTCCTGGGAGTCAGTGGATTGGTAAACACAGACGGCCGAGGTTCGTTACAGAGATAATGAAACAGGGTATCATCAAGAGGCTGGAAAGGGAAGCTGAAAATGAATATTGGCTGAGCCGGGCATACATGACAAAAGACCAGGAGTATCGCCACAATGCAGAACGCAGACGTTTATGGCGGGAAAGAGCAATGGCTGCAGAAAAAGCTAAGTTTCCAGAGCATAAGTATGCTACAGAACATCTGGGTCACCTTAATGTGACCAAGAAATGGACAGAAGCTTGA